A segment of the Candidatus Eisenbacteria bacterium genome:
CCCTTTCTTGCCCAGGGCAAACTTGTGATAATGGACCTGGACGTTCAGGGAGGACTCAGTATGAGGAAAGTGTTCCCTGGCGGTGTGTTCGTGTTCGTTGTGCCTCCCTCATTCGAAATTTTGGAGGAGAGGCTGAGGACGAGGAGGACGGAATCAGAGGACGCGCTTGAAACCAGGCTACGAAACGCGCGCGAGGAAATGAAGTTCAGAAAGCATTATGACTACATGGTAGTGAATGACGATCTCGATGACGCGCTCAGCCGACTGAAGAGCATCATCGCAGCAGAGAAGTGCTCGATGCAGAGGCTTTTCCCTTGCGACGGGGAAGGCGTGGCGTGAGAGACGTTTGGTCGAAGGGCGGGATGGTTTCTCGGAGTGAGACGTTATGAAGGACAAGAGAAGCAAGGATAAGGCACGCAAGAAGGAGGAAGATCGGATGGAAGCTTCCGGCGGGAACACGGTCAGTTCCTTTCCGAACAAGTACGAGGCGGCAATAATCGCGGCAAAAGAGGCCAAGCGCATAAATGAGATCATGAAGATCTCCGGAGAAGACCCGAAGGTAAAGGTCACACTTACGGCCATCGACAGAGTGGCGAAAGGAAAAGTCAAGTTCGCGTACGGAGAACCGGAGGGAAGGCGCTAATGAGCCCGGCCGACCAGTCGGTGTTGAAGGGGAAACGAGTATTACTCGGAATAACCGGCAGCATTGCGGCTTACAAGGGAGTCGAGCTCCTGAGAGAGCTTACCAAGCGCGGGGCGACGGTCACCGTGTGTATGACCAGGGCGGCGAGGGAGTTTGTCACCCCTCTCACGTTCGAGGTTCTTTCCGGGGGGAGGGTTCTTACCGACCTCTTCGGAGGTTCCGTGGAGAATACCGCGGGCCTCGGCCCGGAGGGAGCGCCTTCGGCGGTTCAGCACATCGAAGCGGCCGCAGGCTCCGACCTGATTCTCGTGGCTCCCGCGACGGCCAACATCATCGGAAAGGTTGCCGCCGGAATCGCGGACGATCTTCTCAGTTCTATTGTCATGGCGGCCGGGGGCAAAGTCCTTCTTGCCCCGGCGATGAACGTGCGCATGTGGGAAAACGAGGTGGTTCGGCAGAACGTAGCGAGGCTCCGCTCGCTCGGTTACAAGTTTGTGGAACCCGAGAGCGGAGCTCTGGCGTGCGGCGAGAAGGCGAAGGGTAGGCTGGCTTCAGTCGAGACCATTCTTAGAGAGGTCGAGCTTGTCCTTGGAGGAACGAAGCCTCTTTCCAACGTCAACGTGCTGGTTACGACGGGAAGAACCGAGGAGCCGATCGACGACGTGAGGTATATCTCAAACAGATCGAGCGGAAAGATGGGTCACGCGATTGCCTCCGCAGCGAGAGACATGGGAGCGAGGGTAACTTTGATAAGCGGCCGTGTCTCGGTGGAATCTCCCCGCGGAGTCAGGCTCGTGAATGTCAGAACCTCCGCCGAAATGAGAAAGGCGGTGCTGTCGAGCGTTCGCAATGCCGACCTTGTGATTATGGCGGCGGCGGTGAGTGATTTTGCTCCTGCGAGTGTGGAGAGAGGCAAGATACCGCGAAGCGCCGAAGGTTTCACTCTCAAGCTTCGAGGGACCAGAGACATCCTCGGCGAGTTGGGACAGAAGAGGGGGAAGGAAGTTCTAGTAGGTTTTGCGGTCGAAGTGAAGGATGAGCTCGAGAGGGGCAAAGCAAAACTCAGGAAGAAGAATCTGGATCTCATAGTCGTCAATAATCCTCTCCTGAAGGGAGCGGGCTTCGAAGAAGACACAAACATCGTCACGATGATCGATCGAAGGGGAAGCGTAGAGAGACTCCCTCTTCTCCCCAAGTACGAGGTGGCGAGAGAGATTCTCAAGAAGGCGCTGGCGCTCAGAAAGAAGAGATGAGGTTGCACTGAGAGAAGAAGGGGCGGTCGCGTGAAGGAGCTTGATGGGTTCACAAACGTTGTTTCTGCAGCAAGAAGCTACTTCCAAACGCGTCTCGCCGCGGGAGAAGACTCCATCGTGTTGAGCTTGGCGAAGGGACGCCTGCGGAACGCAGTCAGATCGCCCGAAGAGGCGTTGGTTAAACTTCAGAAAAAAGTCGCGGCGTGCAAGAAATGCCCGCTTCACAGAACAAGAACAAACGTGGTTTTTGGAACGGGAAGTGGGAAGACGGGCCTCGTATTTGTGGGCGAGGCGCCCGGCAGGGACGAAGATCTTCAAGGAAAACCCTTCGTCGGCAGAGCGGGGCAGCTTCTCACGCGGATAATAGAAGCCGTCAAGCTTGATCGCGAAGACGTCTACATAACGAACGTCATCAAGTGCCGGCCGGAGGGTAACAGGGACCCCTTGCCTCAGGAAATAGAACTCTGCTCCGTCTACCTCGCGGAGCAGCTTGAAATCCTGAAGCCAAAGGCCATCTGCGCACTGGGACGCTTCGCCGCCCAGGCCATGAGCGGACTCAAACTCTCAATGGCAGATTACAGGAACGAGAGTCTTTTTTACGGGGGGACTAGAGTCATTGCAACGTATCACCCGGCTGCCTGCCTGCGAAACCCCTCTCTCAAACGGCCTGTTTGGGAGGACGTCCAGAAGCTCATGGAAGTGTGTAAGAACGCGTGAGAACGGTCCGTGACCCTCGGGCAACGTGCGTTACAGGGAACATGCTCTGAACACTGATCACGAAACGAATTCGCAAGCGGAGAAAGCACGATGAAAGCTCAGGAACTCGACACAACGCTGGGTAGGGTGCCGCCGCAATCCATAGAGGCCGAGCAGAGTGTACTCGGTGCGATGCTCATCGATGCAAATGCCGTGGGCAAGTGTCTCGAGCTCATCAAGGAAGACGGTTGTTTCTACCGCGAAAGCCACAGAAGGATCTTCCGCGCCATCACCACCATCCATGACAGGGGAGAACCGGTAGACCTAATCACGCTCGGGGAAGAGCTCAAGAAGAAGGGAGAGCTTGAGCAAGTGGGCGGCGCTTCGTATCTGGCCTCACTCTTTGAAGAGGTGGGCACCGCCGCAAACGTCGAGTACTACTGCCGCATAGTCTTGGAAAAGGCCACTCTCAGAAAACTCATTGACGCCGGAACGACAATCGCGACCGACGCTTACAGCTCGAAAGAAGAGTCGGTTTCGATTCTCGACAGAGCCGAGCAATTGATATTCGGGATATCCGATACCAAGATGAGGCGCGGCTTCGTGGCCCTTCGCGACATCCTGGGACACAGTTTCGAAGTGATCCAGGAACTTTACGACAAGAAGAAACATGTCACAGGAGTGGAGTCAGGCTACATCGAGCTCGATTCGATGACGGCCGGCTTTCAGTCCTGTGATTTCGTGGTCGTCGCGGGGCGGCCTTCAATGGGCAAGACCAGCCTTTGCATGAACATAGCCGAGCACGCCGCGATCAGGTCCAAGGTGCCGGTGGGAATATTCAGTCTGGAAATGTCCAGAGAGCAGGTGGTCTTGAGGATGCTCTGCTCCGAGGCGCGCGTGGATGCGCACAGACTGAGAACCGGATATCTCAAGGAAGCAGAGTGGCCTCTTCTGACTACCGCCGCGGGCCAACTTGCAAAAGCCCCCATTTACATTGACGATACACCCGCCATGAGCGTGCTCGAGATGCGCTCTAAATCCCGCAGATTGAAGACGGAAGCGGACGTGGGACTCATAATCATCGACTATCTCCAGCTCGTCAGAGGTTTCGGCGGCGCCGAGAATAGACAACAGGAGATCTCGCAGATTTCGAGGGCGCTGAAAGCTCTTGCCAAGGAGTTGGAGGTGCCGGTGATTGCTCTTTCGCAGCTTTCGAGAGCAGTCGAGTCGAGAGGCGGAGACAGAAGACCCGTGCTCTCCGACTTGAGAGAATCGGGTGCGATCGAACAGGATGCGGACGTTGTGATCTTTATCTACAGACCGGAGGTCTACGAGCGTACGGACGAAAACAGGGGTAGAGCGGAGCTCATCATCGGCAAGCAGAGGAACGGCCCGATAGGCACCGTAGGCCTCACGTTCATAAGTGAGTACACGCGATTTGAAAGCATGTCCAGGCTTCCCGAGGAGCCCTTCTAGTTGCACCAGACGCACGCCGGCAATCAACCGGAGGTCGGCAATCCTTGAACGGTAATCACACGCTTGTTGGGGCCGAGGCTCTCGGCAAGAAAATGGTAGGAGGCGTGGAGGAGATCGGCAAGGTCTTTCTTTTTCTGCTCACCATACTGAGAGCCACACCGGGTTTCTGGAAGAAGGGACACTTGGTTGTCGAGCAGATGATGGCAATGGGCATAGAGTCTTTGCCGCTTGTCCTCGTCACCTCGTTGTTCACGGGAGGCGTCGCGGCAGTGCAGGCGGCGTACCAGTTCCAGGATTACGTACCGATGAGATACCTCGGCTCGGTC
Coding sequences within it:
- the dnaB gene encoding replicative DNA helicase, translated to MKAQELDTTLGRVPPQSIEAEQSVLGAMLIDANAVGKCLELIKEDGCFYRESHRRIFRAITTIHDRGEPVDLITLGEELKKKGELEQVGGASYLASLFEEVGTAANVEYYCRIVLEKATLRKLIDAGTTIATDAYSSKEESVSILDRAEQLIFGISDTKMRRGFVALRDILGHSFEVIQELYDKKKHVTGVESGYIELDSMTAGFQSCDFVVVAGRPSMGKTSLCMNIAEHAAIRSKVPVGIFSLEMSREQVVLRMLCSEARVDAHRLRTGYLKEAEWPLLTTAAGQLAKAPIYIDDTPAMSVLEMRSKSRRLKTEADVGLIIIDYLQLVRGFGGAENRQQEISQISRALKALAKELEVPVIALSQLSRAVESRGGDRRPVLSDLRESGAIEQDADVVIFIYRPEVYERTDENRGRAELIIGKQRNGPIGTVGLTFISEYTRFESMSRLPEEPF
- the gmk gene encoding guanylate kinase, yielding MGRSIILPEGKSKNVAFPVVVSGPSGVGKTCLCRGVLADCDDVAYSVSATTRNRRDNEVNGRDYHFVEPDRFRAMAQAGELLEWAEVHGDLYGTPRHSVLPFLAQGKLVIMDLDVQGGLSMRKVFPGGVFVFVVPPSFEILEERLRTRRTESEDALETRLRNAREEMKFRKHYDYMVVNDDLDDALSRLKSIIAAEKCSMQRLFPCDGEGVA
- the coaBC gene encoding bifunctional phosphopantothenoylcysteine decarboxylase/phosphopantothenate--cysteine ligase CoaBC, coding for MSPADQSVLKGKRVLLGITGSIAAYKGVELLRELTKRGATVTVCMTRAAREFVTPLTFEVLSGGRVLTDLFGGSVENTAGLGPEGAPSAVQHIEAAAGSDLILVAPATANIIGKVAAGIADDLLSSIVMAAGGKVLLAPAMNVRMWENEVVRQNVARLRSLGYKFVEPESGALACGEKAKGRLASVETILREVELVLGGTKPLSNVNVLVTTGRTEEPIDDVRYISNRSSGKMGHAIASAARDMGARVTLISGRVSVESPRGVRLVNVRTSAEMRKAVLSSVRNADLVIMAAAVSDFAPASVERGKIPRSAEGFTLKLRGTRDILGELGQKRGKEVLVGFAVEVKDELERGKAKLRKKNLDLIVVNNPLLKGAGFEEDTNIVTMIDRRGSVERLPLLPKYEVAREILKKALALRKKR
- a CDS encoding DNA-directed RNA polymerase subunit omega; this encodes MKDKRSKDKARKKEEDRMEASGGNTVSSFPNKYEAAIIAAKEAKRINEIMKISGEDPKVKVTLTAIDRVAKGKVKFAYGEPEGRR
- a CDS encoding uracil-DNA glycosylase; this encodes MKELDGFTNVVSAARSYFQTRLAAGEDSIVLSLAKGRLRNAVRSPEEALVKLQKKVAACKKCPLHRTRTNVVFGTGSGKTGLVFVGEAPGRDEDLQGKPFVGRAGQLLTRIIEAVKLDREDVYITNVIKCRPEGNRDPLPQEIELCSVYLAEQLEILKPKAICALGRFAAQAMSGLKLSMADYRNESLFYGGTRVIATYHPAACLRNPSLKRPVWEDVQKLMEVCKNA